One Bradyrhizobium manausense DNA segment encodes these proteins:
- a CDS encoding cupin domain-containing protein, translating to MTAMSLATMQGPVPLRSMALAVVGGLVCALAIGKVLPATMDTVSGALAPLCATAAESSPLDKVEPIGSYALPNVPGKRVTIVRVFYGPGGFSRPHRHAGSVTAYITKGEIRSQLGGGPVETFGVGQSFFEPPGATHLVSANASTTEPAELIAVFVADEGAQLTTYLD from the coding sequence ATGACTGCAATGAGTTTGGCCACCATGCAGGGACCTGTGCCATTGCGCTCGATGGCGCTGGCCGTCGTCGGCGGGCTTGTCTGCGCGCTTGCGATCGGCAAGGTGCTTCCGGCGACGATGGACACCGTATCGGGTGCGCTCGCGCCACTCTGCGCCACCGCTGCCGAAAGTTCGCCGCTCGACAAGGTCGAGCCGATCGGGTCCTACGCGCTGCCCAACGTTCCGGGAAAGCGCGTGACCATCGTGCGCGTGTTCTACGGTCCAGGTGGATTTTCACGACCGCACCGGCATGCTGGCTCGGTGACCGCTTACATTACCAAGGGCGAGATCCGCTCCCAACTGGGTGGTGGTCCGGTTGAGACATTCGGCGTCGGCCAGTCTTTCTTCGAGCCGCCGGGCGCCACGCATCTGGTTTCCGCCAATGCCAGCACCACCGAACCCGCCGAACTGATCGCCGTATTCGTGGCTGATGAGGGCGCCCAGCTCACGACGTATCTGGACTAG
- a CDS encoding SDR family NAD(P)-dependent oxidoreductase: protein MAGQVEGKVALVTGGASGIGEAIVELFAREGATVVITDIDELRGPELAKRVTKAGGKAIFLEQDVASEERWVEIVAEIAKRHGRLDIMVSNAGIGIAVPSITDMTLSDWRKQNAINLDGVFLSAKHCLPLMRKTGGGSIVMMSSLAGLRGAPGLSAYSLTKGGVRLFAKSIAMECAAAGDGIRVNSVHPGIIDTPIWGKIPTGANGAGQNAPIDPEERAKVATPLARAGQAAEIASGVLYLASDASRYVTGSELVIDGGMNAGGVPRRA from the coding sequence ATGGCAGGGCAGGTTGAAGGCAAGGTTGCGCTGGTCACAGGCGGCGCGTCCGGAATTGGCGAGGCCATTGTCGAGCTGTTTGCGCGCGAAGGCGCGACTGTCGTCATCACCGACATCGATGAGCTCCGCGGTCCCGAACTGGCCAAGCGCGTGACAAAAGCCGGCGGCAAGGCCATCTTCCTGGAGCAGGACGTCGCCAGCGAGGAGCGCTGGGTCGAGATCGTCGCAGAAATCGCCAAGCGTCACGGCCGGCTCGACATCATGGTCTCCAATGCCGGCATCGGCATCGCCGTGCCCTCGATCACCGACATGACGCTCTCTGACTGGCGCAAGCAGAACGCCATCAATCTCGATGGCGTGTTTCTTTCCGCGAAGCATTGCCTGCCTTTGATGCGCAAGACCGGCGGCGGTTCGATCGTGATGATGTCTTCGCTGGCGGGCCTGCGCGGCGCGCCGGGCCTCTCGGCCTATTCGCTGACCAAAGGTGGCGTCCGGCTTTTCGCAAAATCGATCGCCATGGAGTGCGCGGCAGCAGGCGACGGAATTCGCGTCAATTCGGTCCACCCCGGGATTATCGACACGCCGATCTGGGGCAAGATCCCCACCGGCGCGAATGGCGCGGGCCAGAACGCGCCGATTGATCCGGAGGAGCGCGCCAAGGTCGCAACCCCGCTCGCTCGCGCAGGCCAGGCTGCAGAGATTGCCTCGGGCGTGCTGTATCTGGCGTCAGATGCCTCGCGCTACGTCACCGGTAGCGAACTCGTCATCGACGGAGGCATGAACGCCGGCGGGGTGCCGCGGCGGGCCTGA
- a CDS encoding SDR family oxidoreductase, with translation MKIVVIGGTGLIGSKLVAQLRQQGHDAVAASPRSGVNAVTGEGLAAALAGADVVVDVANAPSWEPAAVLEFFERSSKNLIATEAAAGVKHHVALSIVGTDRSPGIAYFRAKLAQETIIKAGSVPYSIVRATQFLEFLGAIGEAGVAGDRIVVPSASFQPIASDDVADCLADIATGAPLNGTIDLAGPEKAPFNEFVARRLKAAGDTRSVVGDPKAHYYGATIDDTTLVPLGEARLGKTSLATWLAGL, from the coding sequence ATGAAGATCGTCGTGATTGGCGGAACCGGGTTGATCGGGTCCAAGCTCGTGGCGCAACTGAGGCAGCAGGGCCACGACGCCGTGGCTGCCTCCCCCAGATCGGGAGTGAACGCCGTGACCGGTGAAGGCCTCGCTGCGGCACTGGCCGGCGCGGACGTCGTCGTCGACGTCGCCAACGCACCGTCCTGGGAGCCTGCCGCCGTGCTCGAATTCTTCGAGCGTTCGAGCAAGAATCTCATCGCGACCGAGGCCGCGGCGGGCGTCAAACATCACGTCGCGCTGTCGATCGTGGGGACCGATCGCTCGCCCGGCATCGCCTATTTTCGCGCCAAGCTGGCGCAGGAGACCATCATCAAGGCAGGTTCGGTCCCCTACTCGATCGTCCGCGCCACCCAATTCCTCGAATTCCTCGGCGCAATCGGCGAAGCCGGCGTCGCCGGAGACAGGATCGTCGTCCCATCGGCGTCGTTTCAGCCGATCGCCTCCGACGACGTGGCCGATTGTCTCGCGGATATCGCGACGGGAGCGCCGCTGAATGGCACGATTGATCTCGCGGGCCCTGAGAAGGCTCCCTTCAACGAATTCGTAGCGCGCCGGCTGAAGGCGGCCGGTGACACGCGTTCCGTGGTGGGAGACCCGAAGGCGCACTATTACGGCGCCACCATCGACGACACGACGCTGGTCCCGCTTGGCGAGGCCCGGCTCGGAAAGACGTCGCTCGCGACATGGCTCGCCGGCCTCTGA
- a CDS encoding MarR family winged helix-turn-helix transcriptional regulator, whose protein sequence is MSRKTTDITRSQPERKTPASAQDSLVHLPAPGEGKRGEQGYLGYLLRQAHAAVRLKMERTLADLGVTSPQFAVLTMLNAYPGLSGADVARLTFLTPQTVGVIIRNLDRDGAIVMTPHPVHGRIQQWTVTPRGSTLLKACRERVIELEKRLASGLDAKAEANIRRWLANVAAGLQEG, encoded by the coding sequence ATGTCACGCAAGACTACCGATATCACAAGATCGCAACCGGAGCGGAAGACGCCCGCCAGCGCACAGGATAGCCTGGTGCACCTGCCCGCGCCCGGTGAAGGCAAGCGCGGCGAGCAGGGTTATCTCGGCTACCTCCTGCGCCAAGCCCATGCTGCGGTCCGGCTCAAGATGGAACGGACGCTGGCCGATCTCGGCGTGACCTCGCCCCAATTCGCGGTGCTGACCATGCTGAATGCCTATCCGGGCCTGTCAGGAGCCGACGTCGCCCGCCTCACCTTCCTGACGCCGCAAACCGTCGGGGTGATCATCCGCAACCTCGACCGTGACGGTGCGATTGTGATGACGCCGCATCCCGTCCACGGCCGCATCCAGCAATGGACGGTGACACCCCGCGGATCGACGCTCTTGAAGGCCTGCAGGGAGCGCGTGATTGAATTGGAGAAGCGTCTTGCCAGCGGTCTCGATGCCAAGGCGGAGGCAAACATTCGCCGCTGGCTCGCCAACGTCGCGGCGGGGTTGCAGGAAGGTTAG
- a CDS encoding aldolase, protein MAHSLHASSPAAVRSNRPDLATDAIRTAREDLAACFRMAARNGFEEGICNHFSAVVPGHDDLFLVNPYGYAFRELTASKLLICDFHGHVLDGEGEPEATAFYIHAEMHKRLPRAKVAFHTHMPYATALSMIEGDPLIWAGQTALKFYGRTAVDRDYNGLALDNREGARIASAVGDADIVFMKHHGVMVLAPTIAEAWDDLYYLERAAEVQVLAMSTGRKVQPVDPAIAAETYKQMREGDSESARLHLAAIRRQLDAEEPQYRH, encoded by the coding sequence ATGGCGCACAGCCTTCATGCCTCCTCACCCGCAGCCGTTCGCTCGAACCGGCCGGACCTCGCGACCGATGCGATCCGCACCGCGCGCGAGGATCTCGCCGCCTGCTTCCGCATGGCCGCGCGCAACGGTTTTGAGGAAGGCATCTGCAATCACTTCTCGGCCGTCGTGCCCGGGCATGATGATCTCTTTCTGGTCAACCCCTATGGATACGCCTTTCGTGAGCTGACAGCGTCGAAGCTTCTGATCTGCGATTTCCACGGTCACGTGCTGGACGGCGAGGGTGAGCCCGAGGCGACGGCGTTCTACATCCACGCCGAGATGCACAAGCGCTTGCCGCGCGCGAAGGTCGCCTTCCACACCCACATGCCCTACGCCACGGCGCTGTCGATGATCGAGGGCGATCCCTTGATCTGGGCCGGTCAGACCGCGCTGAAATTCTACGGTCGCACGGCAGTGGACCGCGATTACAACGGCCTTGCGCTCGACAACCGCGAGGGCGCCCGCATCGCTTCCGCAGTGGGCGACGCCGACATCGTCTTCATGAAGCATCACGGCGTGATGGTCCTGGCCCCGACCATCGCGGAGGCTTGGGACGATCTCTACTATCTCGAACGCGCTGCCGAGGTGCAGGTGCTGGCGATGTCGACGGGACGAAAGGTGCAGCCGGTCGATCCGGCGATAGCCGCTGAAACCTACAAGCAGATGCGCGAAGGCGATTCCGAATCCGCCCGGCTGCATCTCGCCGCGATCCGTAGACAGCTCGATGCTGAGGAACCGCAGTACCGGCACTAA
- the recJ gene encoding single-stranded-DNA-specific exonuclease RecJ produces the protein MTPPATALPVEMPQAFLGVARSLTDKLWRTRLDARGAATALAIVQRHQLPELLARVLAGRGVEIDAVPDFLDPTIRKLMPDPFTVTEMEVAAKRIADAAAGNETVAIFGDYDVDGATSAALLAWHLRHCGLDPLIHIPDRIFEGYGPNVEAVRGLAAKGATLLVTVDCGTTSIEPLAEAKRLGMSVVVIDHHQAGTELPEVDALVNPNRLDDLSGLGHLAAVGLVLVTLVAVNRELRQRGFWNAEMPEPDLLGMLHHVALGTVADVAPLIGLNRAFVAKGLIAMRRRDHIGHTALMDVARLNGPPEAWHLGFMLGPRVNAGGRIGRADLGVRLLLEGDSVEAARIAAELDRLNSERRVIEQAAEAQAEAEALASIGLEDKLGVIVTASEGWHPGVVGLVASRLKEKFSRPAFAIALEPGGIGTGSGRSITGVDLGKVVRQAVADGILLKGGGHAMAAGVTLRKEKLAEFRAYLENALAQDVAEARHVNELYIDGAISARAVTTELATTLNRAGPFGSGNPEPVLALPAHQLVFADEVGQAHLRLRFKSGDGAIVNGIAFRSVGQKLGNALLANRGQQLHVAGSLSVDRYQGAERVQFRVIDVALPDQGPSVIR, from the coding sequence ATGACGCCGCCCGCCACCGCCTTGCCCGTCGAAATGCCCCAGGCTTTCCTGGGCGTCGCCCGCTCGCTCACCGACAAGCTCTGGCGCACGCGGCTGGATGCGCGGGGGGCGGCAACGGCGCTCGCCATCGTGCAGCGTCACCAGTTGCCGGAATTGCTGGCGCGGGTGCTGGCCGGCCGCGGTGTCGAGATCGACGCTGTGCCCGACTTCCTCGACCCGACCATCCGCAAACTGATGCCCGATCCGTTCACCGTGACGGAGATGGAGGTCGCCGCAAAGCGCATCGCCGATGCTGCCGCCGGGAACGAGACCGTCGCGATCTTCGGCGACTACGACGTTGACGGTGCGACCTCGGCGGCGCTGCTCGCCTGGCATCTGCGTCATTGCGGGCTCGATCCGCTGATCCACATTCCCGACCGCATTTTCGAGGGCTATGGCCCCAACGTGGAAGCGGTGCGTGGATTGGCTGCCAAGGGCGCCACGCTGCTCGTGACCGTCGATTGCGGCACCACCAGCATCGAGCCGCTGGCCGAAGCCAAGCGGCTCGGCATGTCCGTCGTCGTGATCGATCATCACCAGGCTGGCACGGAGCTTCCGGAGGTTGACGCGCTGGTCAACCCGAACCGGCTCGACGATCTCTCCGGCCTCGGCCACCTCGCCGCCGTCGGCCTCGTGCTGGTGACGCTGGTGGCCGTCAATCGCGAGCTGCGGCAGCGCGGCTTCTGGAACGCGGAGATGCCCGAGCCCGATCTGCTCGGCATGCTGCATCACGTCGCGCTCGGCACCGTCGCCGACGTCGCCCCGTTGATCGGCCTGAACCGCGCCTTCGTTGCAAAAGGGCTGATCGCGATGCGGCGTCGCGACCATATCGGCCACACCGCGCTAATGGACGTGGCGCGGCTCAACGGTCCGCCGGAGGCCTGGCATCTCGGTTTCATGCTGGGCCCGCGCGTCAACGCCGGCGGCCGCATCGGCCGCGCCGATCTCGGCGTGCGGCTCTTGCTGGAAGGCGACAGCGTGGAGGCCGCACGGATCGCCGCCGAGCTCGACCGCCTCAACAGCGAGCGCCGCGTCATCGAGCAGGCCGCCGAAGCGCAGGCCGAAGCCGAGGCGCTTGCCTCGATCGGGCTGGAGGACAAGCTCGGCGTCATCGTCACCGCGTCCGAAGGCTGGCATCCCGGCGTGGTGGGCCTCGTCGCTTCGCGATTGAAAGAGAAGTTTTCGCGGCCGGCTTTCGCGATTGCGCTTGAGCCCGGCGGCATCGGCACCGGCTCCGGCCGCTCGATCACCGGCGTCGATCTCGGCAAGGTGGTCCGGCAGGCGGTCGCCGACGGTATTCTGCTCAAGGGCGGTGGCCACGCGATGGCCGCGGGCGTCACGCTGCGGAAAGAGAAACTCGCCGAATTCCGTGCCTATCTCGAAAACGCGCTGGCGCAGGACGTCGCTGAAGCGCGTCACGTCAACGAGCTCTACATCGACGGCGCGATCTCGGCGCGGGCGGTGACGACGGAGCTTGCGACCACGCTCAATCGCGCAGGGCCCTTCGGTAGCGGCAATCCGGAGCCGGTGCTTGCGCTGCCGGCGCATCAGCTCGTCTTTGCCGATGAGGTCGGACAAGCGCATCTGCGGCTGCGCTTCAAGTCGGGCGACGGCGCCATCGTCAACGGCATCGCGTTCCGTTCGGTCGGGCAAAAGCTTGGCAATGCACTGCTCGCCAACCGCGGCCAGCAATTGCATGTCGCGGGCTCGTTGTCGGTCGATCGCTACCAGGGTGCCGAGCGGGTGCAGTTCCGCGTCATCGACGTCGCACTACCGGACCAAGGACCATCCGTGATCAGGTAG
- a CDS encoding lytic murein transglycosylase encodes MKHDDSTHRISRRTLLRSTLGATTLLAVPTRVLASPPGFDEWREGFRARAMAKGISAATWQRAMARVEPDMSVFKQMRSQPEFHEQIWQYINRRVSDWRIINGKIALKSNEALFSRVERDFGVERGTLLALWGVESAYGDPLVQQNHMTPVFPSLAALAWNEPRRKAYWETELINALRIVDKGWSTPDEMRGSWAGAMGHSQWMPEVWLNVGIDYNGDGKVSPFGKPDDALGSTAKYLVNRGKWHRGEHWGYEVRASSQMSGSRTYAAWQAAGVARADGQPFPQPNASAQMWTPVAGGPTFLLGPNFYSVKSYNPSMNYALAICHLGDRCLGAPPFIQPFPGSERVLTLAEVQEMQTRLTKAGFDTGGTDGRVGNDTMKAVKDFQQRAGITPADGYGGLKVLAKLRQGS; translated from the coding sequence ATGAAACACGATGATTCCACCCATCGCATTAGCCGCCGCACCCTGCTCCGCTCCACGCTAGGTGCAACCACGCTGCTCGCAGTCCCGACGCGTGTCCTCGCCTCGCCACCCGGCTTCGACGAATGGCGCGAAGGCTTTCGCGCACGCGCGATGGCGAAAGGCATTTCGGCCGCCACCTGGCAGCGCGCGATGGCGCGGGTCGAACCCGACATGAGCGTGTTCAAGCAGATGCGCAGCCAGCCCGAATTCCACGAGCAGATCTGGCAATACATCAACCGCCGCGTCTCGGACTGGCGCATCATCAACGGCAAGATCGCGCTGAAGAGCAACGAGGCGCTGTTTTCGCGGGTCGAGCGCGACTTCGGCGTGGAGCGCGGCACGCTGCTGGCGTTGTGGGGTGTGGAGTCGGCTTACGGCGATCCGCTGGTGCAGCAGAACCACATGACGCCGGTGTTTCCGTCGCTCGCCGCACTCGCCTGGAACGAGCCTCGCCGCAAAGCCTATTGGGAGACCGAGTTGATCAATGCGCTGCGCATCGTCGACAAGGGCTGGAGCACGCCCGACGAGATGCGCGGCTCGTGGGCGGGTGCGATGGGCCACTCGCAATGGATGCCTGAGGTCTGGCTCAATGTCGGCATCGACTATAACGGCGACGGCAAGGTCTCGCCGTTCGGCAAGCCCGACGACGCGCTGGGATCGACGGCAAAATATCTGGTCAATCGCGGCAAATGGCACCGTGGCGAGCATTGGGGTTACGAGGTGCGCGCGTCCAGCCAGATGAGCGGCAGCCGCACCTACGCGGCGTGGCAGGCGGCCGGCGTCGCCCGCGCCGACGGCCAGCCATTTCCGCAGCCAAATGCATCAGCGCAGATGTGGACGCCGGTTGCAGGCGGACCAACGTTCCTGCTCGGGCCGAACTTCTATTCGGTGAAGAGCTACAATCCATCGATGAACTATGCGCTGGCGATCTGCCATCTCGGCGATCGCTGCCTCGGCGCGCCACCCTTCATCCAACCCTTCCCTGGCTCCGAGCGCGTGCTGACGCTGGCCGAGGTGCAGGAGATGCAGACGCGGCTGACCAAGGCTGGTTTCGATACCGGCGGCACCGACGGCCGCGTCGGCAACGACACGATGAAAGCGGTCAAGGATTTTCAGCAACGCGCCGGCATCACGCCCGCCGACGGATATGGCGGGCTGAAGGTGCTGGCGAAGCTGCGGCAGGGATCGTAG
- a CDS encoding methyl-accepting chemotaxis protein translates to MSAALGLKTKPVATEPTDDSDISALINRLTAEVNQIAVDKTKSIQQITNQMKMLALNALIESSRAGAQGAGFAVVAQEVRGVGQQVETIARELETQLTKRTGDLVASIERMSQRSRGERMMDLSLNAVELIDRNLYERTCDVRWWATDSAVVDCAASPAPAAVSHASQRLGVILGAYTVYLDLWLCDLDGNVVANGRADRFRVVGQNVAHTKWFREAKTLRSGDDYVAGDIENQPLLGNAEVATYCASVRAGGQASGAPIGVLAIHFDWQPQARAIVQGVRVGDADKARVLLVDSHFRVIAASDGQGILSERISLSLNGQRSGVYHDRSGAMIAFHATPGYETYRGLGWYGVIVCAA, encoded by the coding sequence ATGTCTGCTGCGCTGGGTCTGAAAACCAAGCCTGTTGCCACTGAGCCCACCGACGATTCCGATATCTCCGCGCTGATCAATCGCCTGACCGCGGAGGTCAACCAGATCGCGGTCGACAAGACCAAGTCGATCCAGCAGATCACCAACCAGATGAAGATGCTGGCGCTGAACGCACTGATCGAGAGTTCGCGTGCCGGCGCGCAAGGCGCGGGCTTCGCCGTGGTGGCTCAGGAGGTGCGCGGCGTCGGCCAGCAGGTCGAGACCATCGCCCGCGAGCTCGAGACGCAGCTGACCAAGCGCACCGGCGATCTCGTCGCCTCGATCGAGCGCATGAGCCAGCGCTCGCGCGGCGAGCGGATGATGGATCTGTCCTTGAACGCGGTCGAGCTGATCGACCGCAACCTCTATGAGCGTACCTGCGACGTACGCTGGTGGGCGACCGACTCCGCCGTGGTCGATTGCGCGGCCTCGCCGGCGCCTGCGGCGGTCAGCCATGCTTCGCAGCGCCTCGGCGTCATCCTTGGCGCCTACACCGTCTATCTCGACCTCTGGCTCTGCGACCTCGACGGCAACGTCGTCGCCAATGGGCGCGCGGATCGTTTTCGTGTCGTCGGCCAGAACGTCGCCCACACCAAATGGTTTCGCGAGGCGAAGACCTTGCGCTCCGGCGACGACTATGTCGCGGGCGACATCGAGAACCAGCCGCTGCTCGGCAACGCAGAGGTCGCGACCTACTGCGCCAGCGTCCGCGCCGGTGGCCAGGCCAGCGGCGCGCCGATCGGCGTGCTCGCCATCCATTTCGACTGGCAGCCGCAGGCGCGCGCGATCGTGCAAGGCGTGCGCGTCGGCGACGCCGACAAGGCGCGCGTGCTGCTGGTCGACTCGCATTTCCGCGTCATCGCCGCCTCCGACGGCCAGGGCATTTTGAGCGAGCGCATCTCGCTCTCCCTCAACGGCCAGCGCTCCGGCGTCTACCACGACCGGTCAGGCGCGATGATCGCCTTCCACGCAACGCCGGGCTACGAGACCTATCGCGGGCTCGGCTGGTACGGCGTAATCGTCTGCGCGGCGTAA
- a CDS encoding carboxymuconolactone decarboxylase family protein, with protein MSHARSEYEDFKRIAPDAYDLVLALGQVAAKAGLDKQLLELVKLRASQINGCAFCVQHHILFSERLHVSVDKVNLVAVWREAPIFSARERAALAWTEALTFLPDGVSDEVYAEASREFSETELMYLTSAIASINVWNRFGAAYRWTPAKRPVAANAAAS; from the coding sequence ATGTCACACGCCCGCAGCGAATACGAGGACTTCAAGAGGATTGCGCCGGACGCGTATGATCTGGTGCTTGCGCTGGGCCAGGTTGCGGCCAAGGCCGGCCTCGACAAGCAGCTCCTTGAACTCGTCAAGTTGCGCGCTTCGCAGATCAACGGCTGTGCCTTTTGCGTGCAGCACCACATTCTGTTCTCGGAGCGGCTCCATGTGTCGGTCGACAAGGTCAATCTGGTAGCGGTCTGGCGCGAGGCGCCGATCTTTTCGGCCCGAGAGCGCGCCGCGCTGGCGTGGACCGAAGCGCTGACTTTCCTGCCTGACGGCGTTAGCGATGAGGTCTATGCTGAGGCGTCCCGCGAATTTTCCGAGACCGAACTGATGTACCTGACGTCGGCCATTGCTTCGATCAATGTCTGGAATCGTTTCGGTGCGGCCTATCGCTGGACACCGGCGAAGCGGCCGGTCGCGGCGAATGCCGCGGCATCCTGA
- a CDS encoding helix-turn-helix domain-containing protein has product MGQFLLVDSKKLDGFEGLHQAVHGSHVDVMQLGRGRLRGTLSHIGIGDFSLSIGTFNVGMRTQRVSSDDKLIIGMLLAAEDRVAHWSFDMQLNDVLVIPPLLEHDGVFHGASAYAAMRLDLSEVASLFGGEAKLSDPDNWRSRGHFRADAANGAIATRRLVAIMSHLRTNKLGLTPSTAEYWRRAIAECMAVNVMSSLPPDDSGWLPSARRLIRRVEDYLDATGTRPVHVSEICAAMSVSRRTLHRAFQEVFGLGPVSFLRHKRLCAVHSILRESAPGSTTVAAVAMDQGFYELGRFAQYYLAMFGERPSQTLGVTTWQSEADGVGRA; this is encoded by the coding sequence ATGGGGCAATTTCTTCTGGTTGATTCGAAAAAGCTGGATGGCTTTGAAGGTCTTCATCAGGCCGTCCACGGATCGCATGTCGACGTCATGCAGCTCGGCCGCGGGCGCTTGCGCGGGACGTTGTCTCACATCGGGATCGGCGACTTCTCGCTCAGCATCGGCACTTTCAATGTCGGTATGCGCACGCAGCGTGTCTCCAGCGATGACAAGCTGATCATCGGAATGCTCCTGGCGGCGGAGGACCGCGTCGCCCATTGGTCGTTCGACATGCAGCTGAACGATGTGCTCGTCATTCCGCCCCTGCTCGAGCATGACGGAGTGTTTCACGGCGCGTCCGCATACGCGGCGATGCGCCTCGATCTCAGCGAGGTCGCGTCCCTGTTCGGCGGCGAGGCGAAACTCAGCGATCCCGACAATTGGCGTAGCCGCGGTCATTTCAGGGCCGACGCGGCGAACGGCGCCATCGCCACGCGCCGTCTTGTCGCGATCATGTCGCATTTGCGCACCAACAAGCTGGGCCTGACGCCATCGACCGCCGAATATTGGCGGCGAGCGATCGCTGAGTGCATGGCGGTCAACGTCATGTCGTCGCTACCTCCAGACGATAGCGGCTGGCTGCCTTCGGCGCGCCGGCTGATCCGCCGCGTCGAGGATTATCTCGACGCAACCGGCACGCGCCCGGTGCATGTGTCGGAAATCTGTGCCGCCATGAGCGTGTCCCGCCGGACCCTGCACCGTGCCTTCCAGGAAGTGTTCGGTCTCGGCCCGGTCAGCTTCCTCCGGCACAAGCGGCTCTGCGCGGTGCATTCCATCCTGCGTGAGAGCGCGCCCGGCTCGACCACCGTGGCGGCCGTGGCGATGGATCAGGGTTTTTACGAGCTCGGCCGCTTCGCGCAGTATTACCTCGCGATGTTCGGAGAGCGCCCGTCGCAGACGCTCGGCGTTACGACATGGCAGTCGGAAGCGGACGGCGTCGGCAGGGCCTAG
- a CDS encoding formylglycine-generating enzyme family protein — translation MLRADLDHCEWLPDDVKTGEMVFIPGGTFRMGSDHHYPEEAPSHRVSVDGFWIDRTPVTNRQFKQFVNATGHVTEAQIVPDAKDYPGAVKEMLFAGSLVFSPLPRITDLTDWSQWWSFMRGANWRHPYGPGSNIKGLDDHPVVHISYSDAEAYARWAGKDLPTEAEWEFAARGGLEAEEFAWGDALMPGGKHVANIWQGNFPVQNLAEDGFERTSPVMAFPPNGYGLHDMIGNVWEWTSDWWSARHAADAAKPCCIPQNPRGGGEAASYDPRLPDIRIPRKVLKGGSHLCAPNYCRRYRPAARHAEPVDTSTSHVGFRCVARSPLTIHREHEGSAAT, via the coding sequence ATGCTGCGGGCAGACCTGGACCACTGCGAGTGGTTGCCGGATGATGTGAAGACAGGCGAGATGGTCTTCATTCCTGGCGGGACCTTTCGCATGGGGTCCGACCATCATTATCCCGAGGAGGCGCCGAGCCACCGCGTCTCCGTCGACGGCTTCTGGATCGATCGGACGCCGGTCACAAACCGGCAATTCAAGCAATTCGTCAACGCGACCGGCCATGTCACTGAAGCGCAGATCGTTCCCGATGCGAAGGACTATCCCGGCGCGGTGAAGGAGATGCTCTTCGCCGGATCGCTGGTGTTCTCGCCGCTGCCGCGCATCACCGACCTTACCGACTGGAGCCAGTGGTGGTCCTTCATGCGCGGTGCCAACTGGCGCCATCCTTACGGCCCAGGCAGCAACATCAAAGGCCTCGACGACCATCCGGTGGTGCACATCTCCTATAGCGATGCCGAAGCCTATGCGCGCTGGGCCGGCAAGGACCTGCCGACCGAAGCGGAATGGGAGTTTGCCGCCCGCGGCGGCCTCGAGGCCGAAGAGTTCGCCTGGGGCGATGCACTCATGCCCGGCGGCAAGCACGTGGCCAACATCTGGCAGGGCAACTTCCCTGTCCAGAATCTCGCCGAGGATGGGTTCGAGCGGACGTCGCCGGTCATGGCCTTCCCGCCCAACGGCTACGGCCTCCACGACATGATCGGCAATGTCTGGGAATGGACCTCCGACTGGTGGTCAGCCCGGCACGCAGCCGATGCCGCAAAGCCCTGCTGCATCCCGCAAAATCCCCGTGGCGGCGGCGAGGCTGCAAGCTACGACCCTCGCCTCCCCGACATCAGAATTCCCCGCAAGGTCCTGAAGGGCGGCTCGCATCTCTGCGCCCCCAATTACTGCCGCCGCTACCGCCCGGCCGCGCGCCACGCCGAGCCGGTCGACACTTCGACCAGCCATGTCGGCTTCCGCTGCGTCGCGCGGTCGCCGCTCACCATTCACCGCGAACACGAAGGATCTGCTGCAACATAG
- a CDS encoding bleomycin resistance protein has translation MTKPPISDPVARATSDSTGSAPRDGFADLVPELSVSNIQASLSFWCDLLGFDIAYDRPEARFAYLVRGRLQVMLCELNGRWETAEMQRPFGRGANFQMVVDRIDPMLRALDHAKWPLYEPPNEAWYRVGEQEVGQREFLVQDPDGYLVRFVERLGTRAPL, from the coding sequence ATGACCAAGCCCCCTATTTCAGATCCTGTCGCCCGCGCGACCTCCGACAGCACGGGCAGCGCACCACGTGACGGCTTTGCTGATCTCGTGCCCGAGCTCAGCGTTTCGAACATCCAGGCCAGCCTGTCGTTCTGGTGTGACCTGCTCGGGTTCGATATCGCTTATGACCGTCCTGAGGCGCGATTTGCTTACCTCGTCAGGGGGCGCTTGCAGGTGATGCTATGCGAGTTGAACGGCCGTTGGGAGACGGCAGAGATGCAGCGCCCGTTCGGGCGCGGCGCCAATTTCCAGATGGTCGTTGATCGCATCGATCCCATGCTGAGGGCACTCGACCACGCGAAATGGCCGCTCTACGAGCCACCGAATGAGGCCTGGTACCGGGTCGGCGAGCAGGAGGTCGGGCAGCGTGAGTTTCTCGTTCAGGATCCCGATGGTTATCTCGTGCGCTTCGTTGAACGCCTGGGAACGCGCGCCCCCTTGTGA